GGCGGCGTGACGGTCGTGCTGCTGCCGGGCGTGTGGGAGCCGTGGCGCTACCTCGAGCCGCTCGCACGCCGACTCGCGGCGCGCGGCCTCGGCGTGCGCGCCGTGCCCGCGCTCGGGTGGAACCTCGCACCGTTCGTGGACGCCGTGCCGCTCGTGCGCGCGGCGATCGACGACCTGCGCGGTGACGTCGTGCTCGTCGCCCACTCGAAGGGCGGGCTCACGGGCAAGCACGTGCTCGTCGACTGGGCGCGCGACGCGATCGCGGGCACGACGCCCGCCGGTGTGCGGCTCCTGGGTCTCGTCGCGGTGGCGACGCCGTTCGAGGGCACGGCGAGAGCGCGGCTGGTGCCGTGGTGGCGGTCGCTGACCGAGCTGCGCGACGGCTCGCCGGCGCTCGTGGCGCTCGCGGCCGAGACGGCGGCGAACGCGAGCATCGTCGAGCTCGTGCCGTCGTGGGATCCGCACGTGCCGTCGCACGCGCCGCTCGCGGGCTCGGAGGTCGTGCGGCTGCGCGCCGCCGGCCACTTCTCGAGCCTCGAGTCGCGCGAGACGTTCGACGAGGTGCTCGCGGCGATCGCGCGCCTGCGCGCCCGCTGACGCGCCGCGGTCATCCGGGCATCTGCGTTGTGCAGGCGATCAGGGGTGGCGGAGGGAAGATACCCCTCCGACCCCCGTGATCGCCTGCAAAACGCAAACGGCGGAGAGCGTCAGTCCGTCAGTCGGCGACGATCGCGCCCGGGTTCAGGATGCGCTGCGGGTCCGACGACGCGAAGAGGCCGCGCATCACCGCGACGCCCTCGGCCGAGATGTCCTGCTCGAGCCACGGCGCGTGCTCGAAGCCGACGCCGTGGTGGTGCGAGATCGCGCCGCCGTGGTCGACGAACGACTGCTGGATCGACGCCTTCACCGTCTCGTACTCGGCGATCTCGTCGCCGCCCGCGACCCACGCGAACGTGAAGTACAGGCACGCGCCCGAGTGGTACGAGTGCGACAGATGGCACATGATCCAGCCGGGCTGGCCGATCTCGTCG
The sequence above is a segment of the Agrococcus jejuensis genome. Coding sequences within it:
- a CDS encoding esterase/lipase family protein — encoded protein: MRRVLGRAATWARDYVDATRGQARAFVRRTTPLDVPAPDGGVTVVLLPGVWEPWRYLEPLARRLAARGLGVRAVPALGWNLAPFVDAVPLVRAAIDDLRGDVVLVAHSKGGLTGKHVLVDWARDAIAGTTPAGVRLLGLVAVATPFEGTARARLVPWWRSLTELRDGSPALVALAAETAANASIVELVPSWDPHVPSHAPLAGSEVVRLRAAGHFSSLESRETFDEVLAAIARLRAR